In Candidatus Kerfeldbacteria bacterium, a single genomic region encodes these proteins:
- a CDS encoding uL13 family ribosomal protein yields MPNKPLQSNTITLDATNQRLGRLASVVARHLMGKTSASYAPEQVPRTKVVIQNIKHLKIDDRKLVNEKYWKTSRYPGGMKSTSWATVHAKGSSNLFIKVLTNMLPKNRQRRTMLKHVSFE; encoded by the coding sequence ATGCCAAATAAACCACTGCAATCAAATACTATTACACTCGATGCTACCAATCAGCGGTTAGGCAGACTTGCCTCTGTTGTTGCGCGGCATCTCATGGGGAAAACATCCGCTTCGTATGCGCCGGAACAGGTACCACGGACAAAAGTGGTAATTCAGAATATCAAGCATCTTAAGATTGATGACCGAAAACTTGTAAATGAAAAGTATTGGAAAACATCACGGTATCCCGGTGGAATGAAGAGCACTTCTTGGGCTACTGTTCATGCGAAGGGTTCGAGCAATCTATTTATCAAAGTGCTCACCAATATGCTTCCTAAAAACCGGCAACGCCGGACAATGCTTAAGCACGTTAGTTTTGAATAG
- the rplQ gene encoding 50S ribosomal protein L17: protein MRHRRTAKKLGRSGSARRGLTKNLYRSFFIHGKMTTTEAKAKAIKPVLEKLITTGKRNTLHARREIIKQTGSAAVAKLLLSDISVRYKDRNGGYLRITKLFKRTGDAAPMVIITYV, encoded by the coding sequence ATGCGACATCGTAGAACAGCTAAAAAATTAGGACGGTCCGGTTCAGCTCGTCGGGGATTAACTAAAAATCTCTATCGGTCTTTTTTCATCCATGGAAAAATGACTACAACCGAGGCAAAAGCAAAGGCGATTAAACCTGTTTTAGAAAAACTTATTACCACGGGAAAACGCAATACGCTTCATGCGCGACGTGAAATCATAAAGCAAACGGGAAGCGCTGCTGTTGCAAAATTACTGCTTTCAGATATTTCTGTACGGTATAAGGACCGAAATGGAGGCTATCTCCGTATTACGAAGTTATTCAAACGAACAGGTGATGCCGCGCCTATGGTTATTATTACCTACGTTTAA
- the mnmA gene encoding tRNA 2-thiouridine(34) synthase MnmA, with the protein MTGIVNNKHKRVFVAMSGGVDSSVAALLLQQQGYDVTGVYMKNWSDPLADECPWEQDAADFLRVCKTIGIPHQIATFEDAYRAKVVEYLIKGYRAGLTPNPDMLCNREIKFKVFLKYALAHGANYIATGHYVRRSTRQNIVSLHAARDHTKDQSYFLALLTQAQAQRSLFPLGTLLKSEVRRIAKKNHLHVHDKKDSQGICFIGKVKFKDFIRQFIPAKPGNIVMTNGTVIGKHEGLSIYTIGQRHGIGIGGGIPYYVVEKNIKKNELVVTPASDNKPLFQTRLVFKNSSWVEKIPNVPLVCQVRIRYRQPLQKAKLRKKGNFYRLDFVQKQRAVSPGQIAALYSRGRLLGGGIIVK; encoded by the coding sequence ATGACTGGTATTGTAAATAATAAACATAAACGCGTTTTCGTAGCAATGTCCGGCGGAGTTGATTCTTCAGTTGCGGCTTTATTACTGCAGCAGCAAGGATATGACGTTACCGGCGTTTATATGAAAAATTGGTCCGATCCACTAGCTGATGAGTGCCCGTGGGAACAAGATGCTGCAGATTTTTTACGTGTTTGCAAAACAATTGGCATTCCGCATCAGATAGCAACATTTGAAGATGCGTACCGTGCTAAGGTAGTCGAATATTTGATCAAGGGCTACCGAGCTGGATTAACGCCAAATCCTGACATGTTGTGTAACCGTGAAATTAAGTTCAAAGTTTTTTTAAAATATGCGCTTGCTCACGGCGCAAATTATATTGCAACAGGCCATTATGTGAGACGGTCGACCCGTCAAAATATAGTTTCGCTTCACGCAGCTCGTGATCATACGAAAGATCAGTCGTATTTTTTAGCCCTTCTTACGCAAGCACAGGCGCAGCGTTCCTTGTTTCCTCTGGGAACATTATTGAAGTCAGAAGTTCGACGCATTGCAAAAAAGAATCATTTACACGTCCATGATAAAAAAGATAGTCAAGGAATATGCTTTATTGGAAAAGTAAAGTTTAAGGACTTTATTCGACAATTTATTCCTGCTAAGCCGGGAAATATTGTTATGACGAATGGAACAGTTATTGGTAAACACGAAGGCCTGAGTATCTATACTATTGGTCAGCGTCATGGTATTGGTATTGGCGGTGGCATCCCATATTATGTAGTAGAAAAAAATATTAAAAAAAATGAATTAGTTGTTACCCCAGCATCAGATAACAAACCGTTATTTCAAACACGACTCGTGTTTAAAAATTCAAGCTGGGTTGAAAAAATACCTAACGTTCCACTCGTATGTCAGGTGCGTATTCGATATCGTCAGCCATTACAAAAAGCAAAATTGCGAAAAAAAGGGAACTTTTATCGTTTAGACTTTGTACAAAAGCAGCGTGCAGTTAGCCCTGGTCAAATTGCCGCGCTTTATAGCCGAGGCAGACTTTTGGGTGGCGGAATAATTGTAAAATAA
- a CDS encoding alanine--tRNA ligase has translation MKSHAIKKKFIRFFEEQEHRIVQSSSLWPQDDPSVLLTTAGMQPFKPYFMGEKDPNADFGACRLASIQRCFRTSDIESVGDATHSTFFEMLGNFSINDYFKEEAIRFAWEFLVDELKLDKKRIWITYFKGDADVPADLESKKIWKQYVDESRIVGFERADNWWGPPGKSGPCGPSSEIHYDMADVPVTDALYGPNAANGSCIEIWNLVFTEYHMNEQGVIKKLKTKSIDTGMGFERLAMIMQRVRAVSDIDVNHSLVELVRSDPMFGSTTDIEDIWRSRIVADHIKGTVFLLADGISFSNKEQGYILRRIFRRALDQYLHQPTHLEKLVSQVIKNYYEDYPHLKNNEQQILAALAQERAAYEKVLKLDVSELVQKLKGIPYRDQEESQSFSHVPLSAQEAFTLFSTYGLSLDRLKRKGYQFDEVEFNKLVAVHQEKSRAASQSKFGGHGINSSELTPEQKVEMTKLHTATHLLHQALRTVLGPHVRQQGSDINAERLRFDFEHPTKMTPDELKRVEDLVNEQIQANLSVEKKEMSYDEAIRAGALAFFKEKYGNMVTVYSIGNFSKELCGGPHVSNTGELGIFKIVSEKSSSAGIRRIKATVGGKG, from the coding sequence ATGAAGTCCCACGCTATTAAAAAAAAATTCATTAGGTTTTTTGAAGAACAAGAACATCGTATAGTTCAGTCTTCATCTCTATGGCCTCAAGACGATCCATCTGTTCTTTTGACAACTGCTGGTATGCAGCCGTTTAAACCATATTTTATGGGCGAAAAGGATCCCAATGCTGATTTTGGAGCTTGCCGTTTAGCTTCGATCCAGCGCTGTTTTCGAACGTCTGATATCGAATCGGTTGGGGATGCAACTCACAGTACTTTTTTTGAAATGCTGGGTAATTTTTCGATTAATGACTACTTTAAAGAGGAGGCTATTCGTTTTGCCTGGGAATTTTTAGTTGATGAATTAAAGCTTGATAAAAAACGCATTTGGATTACGTATTTTAAAGGTGATGCTGATGTGCCAGCTGATCTTGAGTCAAAAAAGATTTGGAAGCAATATGTTGATGAATCACGCATCGTTGGTTTTGAGCGTGCGGATAACTGGTGGGGACCTCCGGGTAAAAGTGGCCCGTGCGGCCCGAGCTCGGAAATCCACTATGACATGGCGGATGTGCCTGTAACTGATGCTTTGTATGGTCCGAATGCAGCAAACGGATCTTGTATCGAGATATGGAATTTGGTTTTTACTGAATATCACATGAATGAGCAGGGCGTGATCAAGAAACTGAAGACCAAAAGTATTGATACGGGTATGGGCTTTGAGCGTCTTGCCATGATCATGCAGCGAGTAAGAGCCGTTAGTGATATTGACGTAAATCATTCTTTGGTTGAGCTTGTTCGAAGCGATCCGATGTTTGGATCAACGACTGACATTGAGGATATTTGGCGCAGTCGAATAGTGGCCGACCATATCAAGGGCACGGTTTTTTTACTTGCTGACGGTATCAGTTTTAGTAATAAAGAACAGGGCTATATTTTGCGTAGAATTTTCAGGAGAGCACTTGACCAATATTTGCATCAACCAACCCACCTGGAAAAACTTGTATCGCAAGTAATTAAGAATTATTATGAGGATTACCCACATTTGAAGAATAATGAACAACAGATTCTCGCCGCACTAGCTCAAGAACGTGCTGCCTATGAAAAGGTTCTCAAACTCGACGTAAGCGAGCTTGTACAGAAATTAAAAGGCATTCCATATCGTGATCAGGAGGAATCCCAATCATTTTCTCATGTGCCTTTAAGTGCCCAGGAAGCTTTTACGTTGTTTTCGACGTACGGCTTATCCCTTGATCGGCTAAAACGGAAGGGCTATCAGTTTGACGAAGTGGAATTTAATAAACTGGTTGCAGTTCATCAGGAAAAATCCAGAGCAGCAAGCCAAAGTAAATTTGGCGGGCACGGCATCAATAGTTCCGAGCTGACGCCTGAACAAAAAGTTGAAATGACTAAGCTGCACACAGCAACGCATTTGCTACATCAGGCACTTCGGACTGTTCTCGGACCTCACGTACGACAGCAAGGATCTGATATTAATGCCGAACGGCTTCGCTTTGATTTTGAACATCCAACGAAAATGACTCCTGACGAACTGAAGCGAGTAGAAGATCTCGTTAATGAGCAGATTCAGGCTAATCTGTCAGTTGAAAAAAAGGAAATGTCGTACGATGAAGCAATAAGAGCCGGAGCGCTTGCCTTCTTTAAGGAAAAATATGGAAACATGGTGACTGTGTATTCAATTGGCAATTTTTCTAAAGAATTGTGCGGTGGTCCTCACGTTTCTAATACTGGAGAGCTCGGTATTTTCAAAATAGTCTCAGAAAAATCTTCTTCAGCCGGTATTCGTAGAATAAAAGCAACGGTAGGTGGAAAAGGCTAA
- the rpmJ gene encoding 50S ribosomal protein L36: protein MKVRASVKAMCPKCHVIRRKKRVYVICDNPKHKQRQG, encoded by the coding sequence ATGAAAGTGCGAGCTTCAGTAAAAGCCATGTGTCCGAAATGCCACGTTATTCGAAGAAAGAAACGAGTGTACGTGATTTGTGATAATCCTAAACATAAACAGCGACAAGGTTAA
- the rpsI gene encoding 30S ribosomal protein S9 produces MTTAIKKSGVHKKKAPAKKKAEKKHVKKTPVKHPEHPVHVPVAKPKRKQTYLYAVGRRKQSVARVRFIIGDQTELFVNGKPLNAFFNNPSWQRIVQEPIIVANVQGLGSFSVQVSGGGTQGQAESVRLGIARVLLKHDENLKPLLRSHKLLTVDARVKERKKYGLKKARRAPQWQKR; encoded by the coding sequence ATGACCACTGCAATAAAAAAATCAGGTGTGCATAAAAAGAAAGCACCAGCGAAGAAAAAAGCTGAGAAGAAGCATGTCAAAAAGACGCCGGTAAAGCATCCGGAACATCCTGTACACGTGCCTGTCGCCAAGCCAAAGCGCAAACAAACCTATTTGTACGCCGTCGGTCGGCGCAAACAATCGGTTGCTCGAGTTAGATTTATTATTGGAGACCAGACTGAACTATTCGTAAATGGGAAGCCACTTAATGCTTTTTTTAATAACCCAAGTTGGCAGCGAATCGTTCAAGAACCAATAATAGTTGCTAACGTGCAGGGTTTGGGATCGTTTTCAGTTCAGGTTTCCGGCGGTGGTACTCAAGGTCAGGCCGAAAGCGTGCGTTTAGGCATCGCCCGCGTGTTGCTTAAGCATGATGAAAATTTAAAACCGCTGCTGAGGTCGCACAAATTGCTAACAGTCGACGCCCGCGTCAAAGAACGAAAGAAATACGGTTTAAAGAAAGCTCGACGAGCGCCTCAGTGGCAGAAACGGTAA
- a CDS encoding flippase, translating into MPQSAAVSSNQSTASEERILKNTSYLTIAFIIQKVLSFLYFIFIARQLGPVDLGLYDPIKSLIPILLILIDFSLSTVMVREIARSPDRVEKYLSSILGIKAVLAFVIITSMGLFTNFSGYSSMVKIVLYLDAIIVVLDTFTLTFFAVFRGLQNMKWESIGMIGTQLLTIIFGSISLLLGWGLQSLFIAVVIGSVFNFIFSFYMIRSRLNIRIRLHWDKEIIVKFLKMAFPFAIAAIFIKFYTFTDRFMLLFIHGQGHAGWYATAHKLTYALEFIPSAFAASIYPAMSSYFLHSHADLSKTFQKAMHYLMIIAVPISVGMVLVADKLVIALYGVDYETSILPLRILISSLIVIFLNFPVGAFLNACNRQVINTRNMGITVAINIILNILLIPKYSFNGAALSAFISGFILFFLGLRWVGKIVAYDKRFLITVLGKSTLSALVMAGVIVVLQNYISVFITIPIAAVTYIGILLLVKGVDRSEIATFSRALLNRFK; encoded by the coding sequence ATGCCACAATCAGCTGCAGTATCTAGTAATCAATCCACTGCCAGCGAGGAACGCATATTGAAGAATACGAGCTACTTAACGATTGCCTTTATTATACAGAAGGTACTTTCTTTTTTGTATTTTATTTTTATTGCCCGCCAATTAGGGCCGGTTGATCTTGGATTATATGATCCGATAAAATCATTGATTCCAATCTTGCTGATATTGATTGACTTTAGTTTAAGTACCGTAATGGTTCGTGAGATTGCTCGATCTCCCGACCGAGTGGAAAAATATTTGAGTAGCATTTTGGGAATTAAAGCCGTACTCGCTTTTGTCATAATAACCAGCATGGGACTGTTCACGAACTTTTCCGGCTATTCATCGATGGTCAAAATCGTGCTGTACCTTGATGCAATCATTGTTGTCCTTGATACGTTTACATTGACATTTTTTGCTGTTTTTCGTGGTTTGCAAAACATGAAATGGGAATCAATCGGAATGATTGGCACGCAGTTACTGACTATTATATTTGGCTCTATCAGTTTACTGCTAGGGTGGGGATTGCAATCTCTCTTTATTGCCGTAGTGATAGGCAGCGTTTTCAATTTTATTTTTTCCTTTTACATGATTCGAAGTCGGTTGAATATTCGCATACGGTTGCATTGGGACAAGGAAATAATAGTGAAATTTTTAAAAATGGCATTTCCGTTTGCCATCGCCGCAATTTTTATCAAATTTTACACGTTTACCGATCGTTTCATGCTCCTTTTCATTCATGGCCAAGGACACGCTGGCTGGTATGCTACAGCTCATAAGTTGACCTATGCGCTTGAATTTATTCCCTCTGCTTTCGCGGCAAGCATTTATCCTGCGATGAGCTCATATTTTTTACACTCTCACGCTGATTTGTCTAAAACGTTTCAGAAAGCGATGCATTATTTGATGATTATCGCCGTACCAATTTCCGTCGGCATGGTACTCGTTGCTGACAAGCTGGTGATTGCACTATATGGCGTTGATTACGAAACCTCAATCTTACCACTGAGAATACTTATTTCTAGCTTAATTGTAATTTTTCTAAATTTTCCCGTTGGCGCATTTCTAAATGCGTGTAATCGGCAAGTTATTAACACCCGGAACATGGGTATTACGGTGGCTATTAACATTATTCTTAACATTCTTCTTATTCCCAAATATTCATTTAATGGTGCAGCTCTGTCAGCATTTATTAGCGGCTTTATACTTTTTTTCCTCGGTTTACGCTGGGTAGGGAAGATAGTCGCCTATGACAAGCGATTTCTTATTACAGTGTTGGGTAAGTCGACACTTTCAGCTTTGGTAATGGCAGGGGTAATCGTAGTGTTGCAAAATTACATTTCAGTTTTTATAACTATTCCGATCGCGGCAGTTACATACATTGGCATATTGTTGCTTGTAAAAGGCGTTGATCGAAGCGAGATTGCGACGTTTTCGCGCGCATTATTAAATCGATTTAAATGA
- the infA gene encoding translation initiation factor IF-1 has protein sequence MGDKSNKGFIEVIGVVEELLPATTFKVRLENGHTIHAHLSGKMRMHKIRILPGDTVKVEMTPYDLSKGRIIFRV, from the coding sequence ATGGGGGATAAATCAAATAAAGGCTTTATCGAGGTTATCGGAGTAGTCGAAGAGCTACTTCCTGCAACAACCTTTAAAGTACGCCTTGAGAATGGGCACACCATTCATGCTCATCTGTCAGGCAAGATGCGTATGCATAAAATTCGCATTCTTCCCGGAGATACCGTGAAGGTTGAAATGACACCTTACGATTTATCCAAAGGACGTATTATTTTCCGCGTATAA
- the rpsM gene encoding 30S ribosomal protein S13 has translation MPAARIAGVTLPQQKRIEIALTYIYGIGLSRSRKILETASINGNTRTHELTESQVNSLRDIIEKTHRVEGELRREILLNIKRLKEIGTYRGSRHSRKLPVRGQRTKTNTRTVRGNVRRTMGSGRSKAAEKT, from the coding sequence ATGCCAGCAGCACGTATCGCGGGTGTTACATTGCCCCAGCAAAAAAGAATTGAGATTGCGTTAACATATATTTATGGCATTGGGCTTTCTCGCTCTCGTAAAATATTAGAAACAGCATCCATTAATGGGAATACCCGAACACATGAATTAACTGAAAGTCAGGTAAACTCACTTCGAGACATTATTGAGAAAACGCATCGAGTAGAAGGTGAACTGCGAAGGGAAATTTTGTTGAACATTAAGCGACTTAAAGAAATTGGTACTTATCGTGGGTCTCGTCATTCACGAAAATTGCCGGTTCGTGGCCAACGTACAAAAACTAATACCCGCACGGTCCGTGGTAATGTGCGTCGGACTATGGGATCGGGTAGATCTAAAGCTGCTGAGAAAACATAA
- the rpoA gene encoding DNA-directed RNA polymerase subunit alpha, whose translation MEQIPLPEIIEIKETGVNQADIIIGPAYPGYGNTIGNSLRRVLLSSLPGAAVTAAKIKGITHEFTALEGVKEDVVEIILNLKKLRFKVHSEEPVVVKISAKGDQIVTGKDIQLNSDIELSNPSQRIATLTSKTSTFEMELTVKSGRGYLPVENINKDNAQLGTINIDAVFTPVKNVNYRIENVRVGQMTNYDRIILTVLTDGTITPQDALRYAAQALVDQFSKVVELASPLATPEKEVAENKNDAAEAEIDAPEEKAKKKRGRPKKEAK comes from the coding sequence ATGGAACAGATACCATTACCAGAAATAATTGAAATAAAAGAAACAGGAGTTAATCAGGCTGATATTATTATCGGCCCGGCGTATCCAGGCTATGGCAACACGATTGGAAATTCTTTACGAAGAGTTTTACTGTCATCGTTACCCGGAGCTGCGGTTACCGCTGCAAAGATTAAGGGGATAACCCATGAATTTACCGCACTTGAAGGAGTTAAAGAAGATGTCGTAGAAATAATTCTTAATTTGAAAAAGCTTCGATTCAAAGTTCATAGCGAAGAACCGGTTGTGGTAAAAATTTCCGCCAAAGGAGACCAGATTGTCACCGGAAAAGATATTCAGCTTAATAGCGATATTGAATTATCAAATCCATCTCAAAGAATTGCGACCTTGACCAGCAAGACTTCAACATTTGAAATGGAATTAACAGTAAAAAGCGGTCGTGGTTATTTACCGGTAGAAAATATTAATAAGGATAATGCGCAGCTTGGCACTATCAATATTGATGCAGTATTTACGCCGGTTAAGAATGTAAATTACCGAATAGAGAACGTTCGTGTTGGGCAAATGACCAATTATGATCGAATTATTTTGACCGTACTCACTGACGGAACGATCACTCCTCAAGACGCGCTTCGCTATGCTGCTCAGGCACTAGTTGACCAATTTAGTAAAGTTGTTGAACTTGCTTCACCATTAGCGACGCCAGAAAAGGAAGTGGCAGAAAATAAGAATGACGCAGCTGAGGCTGAAATTGATGCGCCAGAAGAGAAGGCTAAGAAGAAGCGCGGACGGCCGAAAAAAGAAGCTAAATAA
- a CDS encoding AAA family ATPase, which translates to MHIFIGPNNSGKTNILDAISQLYQANPGRLNYIQTQLRIVFSVFGSTRRTLEIVQRGQNVIANLNGKRFPINRVRSLMQKHIKRISAVYPVSASELQNVYKKFQHDYPHRYREFKKSIEKHFPKIKLSDDFFRRTVVHEGGVDRTFERLGDGFQQIFTILLYFFHPQYTILLLEEPEIHLHPALVKRLYSILEKENDGDQIFITTHSPLFITATNLHRVFRVTRDGISTRVHSPRISGHRINYSRLRQELNADNLEMFFSDSVLLVEGPSDHILMRGLIDRFYHGDKDIKVIQTYGKSNMDLYVELLRVFDVPYAVLLDHDGLYDTGIALVQKNLQGSAMESEDALIDQLKKDRIFILPFGSIERHYPRKYQRLRKHKPQNALFASQHITESEFYSPRLKHLREVIEALY; encoded by the coding sequence ATGCATATTTTTATTGGCCCTAATAATTCAGGTAAAACTAATATTCTTGATGCAATTAGTCAGTTATATCAAGCTAATCCAGGTCGACTTAATTACATTCAAACTCAATTACGCATTGTTTTTTCCGTTTTTGGGTCAACACGACGAACTTTGGAGATTGTTCAGCGAGGACAGAATGTTATTGCGAATTTAAATGGTAAGCGATTCCCAATTAATCGTGTTCGTTCACTAATGCAAAAGCACATTAAGCGTATTTCAGCTGTATATCCCGTGTCAGCATCTGAATTGCAAAATGTTTATAAAAAGTTTCAACATGATTACCCCCATCGTTATCGAGAATTCAAAAAATCAATAGAAAAGCATTTCCCAAAGATTAAACTGTCGGATGATTTTTTTCGTCGTACGGTAGTTCACGAAGGGGGAGTCGATAGGACGTTTGAACGGCTTGGTGACGGGTTTCAGCAAATTTTTACAATTTTACTGTATTTTTTTCATCCTCAATACACAATATTATTACTTGAAGAGCCGGAAATTCATCTGCATCCAGCTTTAGTCAAACGGCTTTATTCAATCCTCGAAAAGGAAAACGATGGAGATCAAATATTTATTACGACTCATTCACCATTATTTATTACGGCAACTAATTTACACCGCGTTTTTCGAGTAACCCGTGATGGTATTTCTACGCGCGTGCATTCTCCTCGGATTAGTGGCCATCGAATTAATTACAGCCGTCTCAGACAAGAGCTTAATGCGGACAATTTGGAAATGTTTTTCTCGGACAGCGTCCTTTTGGTAGAGGGACCCTCTGATCATATTTTGATGCGCGGCTTAATTGATCGTTTTTATCATGGCGATAAAGATATTAAAGTTATTCAAACGTACGGTAAAAGCAACATGGATTTGTACGTCGAGTTATTAAGAGTTTTTGACGTTCCGTATGCTGTTTTACTTGACCACGATGGCTTATACGATACCGGAATTGCTTTAGTGCAAAAAAATCTTCAGGGGTCTGCCATGGAATCTGAAGACGCCTTAATCGATCAGCTTAAAAAAGATCGAATTTTTATACTTCCATTTGGTAGCATTGAACGTCATTATCCTCGGAAGTACCAGCGGTTACGCAAACACAAGCCCCAGAACGCGCTGTTTGCCTCGCAACATATAACTGAGTCTGAGTTTTATTCTCCTCGACTGAAACACTTGCGAGAAGTTATTGAAGCGCTATACTAA
- a CDS encoding dual specificity protein phosphatase family protein — MSKRFEIPALSYPNVRIEPFNFSKIDPYVYIGTTIATRAHFEKLLALGMKADIDLQEEKIDKPSGVASFLWLPTADFTPPSQVQLIIGSHFIEDMVRHHMHCYIHCNAGNGRAPTLAAAYYILARRMTPQQAVRHIQAHRPSACPNRSQMRALDTFYKSIHHNQAS, encoded by the coding sequence TTGTCTAAACGTTTTGAAATCCCGGCGCTGTCGTACCCAAATGTACGTATAGAACCATTCAATTTTTCAAAAATTGATCCGTATGTATACATTGGTACTACTATTGCCACACGTGCTCATTTTGAAAAATTGCTTGCTTTAGGTATGAAGGCTGACATTGATCTGCAGGAGGAAAAAATAGATAAGCCTTCTGGGGTCGCTTCATTTTTATGGCTACCCACAGCAGATTTTACCCCACCCTCTCAGGTTCAGTTAATTATTGGTTCGCATTTTATCGAAGATATGGTTCGACACCATATGCACTGCTATATTCACTGTAATGCAGGTAATGGTCGAGCACCAACATTAGCAGCCGCATACTACATTTTGGCTCGACGTATGACACCTCAACAAGCAGTTCGACATATCCAGGCTCACCGTCCAAGTGCATGCCCGAATCGTTCACAGATGCGCGCGCTTGATACATTTTATAAATCAATTCACCATAACCAGGCTTCATAA
- the rpsK gene encoding 30S ribosomal protein S11, which produces MTTEEKKKIIPSARKSKKKFVAHGRAYIQATYNNTIISITDAQGNVLAWSSAGHKGFKGPKKSTPYAASLIVRDVVERVKPIGLKSVDVYVKGVGSGRESAIRSLSANNIIIQSIRDLTPIPHNGVRPPKVRRV; this is translated from the coding sequence ATGACAACAGAAGAGAAAAAAAAGATTATTCCGTCCGCACGTAAATCGAAAAAGAAATTTGTTGCGCACGGACGTGCCTATATTCAGGCAACGTACAACAATACAATTATTTCGATAACTGACGCACAGGGGAATGTATTGGCGTGGTCTTCGGCTGGCCATAAGGGTTTTAAAGGCCCGAAAAAATCTACACCGTATGCCGCGAGCCTTATTGTTCGTGACGTAGTTGAGCGGGTTAAACCGATTGGGCTTAAATCAGTTGATGTGTATGTCAAAGGCGTCGGCTCAGGGCGTGAGTCAGCGATTCGCTCGCTTAGTGCAAATAACATTATTATCCAGTCAATTAGAGATTTAACTCCAATACCTCATAATGGCGTTCGTCCACCAAAGGTTCGCCGCGTATAA
- the rpsD gene encoding 30S ribosomal protein S4: MARKLGPKHRLCRQFGEKLCDSPKCPVVRRPYRPGQHGPKGKQRITEYGTQLREKQKAAGLYRILERQFRGYVLNAKKAKGDAGAFLIQSLEMRLDNVVYRLKFVRTRDTARQIVSHGHVMVNGKKVNIPSYQVKIGDTVSIKPKSLTRQMFVESSKALNIKDVPQWLEIVDQATLVGKVTSLPAAESLDQGFDTSLIIEFYSR, from the coding sequence ATGGCACGTAAATTAGGCCCAAAACACCGTTTATGCCGTCAATTCGGCGAAAAACTCTGCGATTCACCGAAGTGTCCAGTGGTTCGTCGACCGTACCGACCGGGCCAGCATGGTCCAAAAGGAAAACAACGGATTACTGAATATGGTACACAATTGCGTGAAAAACAGAAGGCGGCAGGACTGTATCGAATTCTCGAACGTCAATTCCGGGGTTATGTGCTGAATGCAAAAAAGGCAAAAGGCGATGCCGGTGCCTTTTTAATCCAATCTTTAGAAATGCGGCTTGATAATGTTGTTTATCGCCTTAAATTTGTGCGAACCAGAGACACTGCTCGCCAAATTGTTAGCCATGGCCATGTGATGGTTAATGGAAAAAAGGTTAATATCCCATCCTATCAAGTAAAAATCGGAGATACGGTATCAATAAAGCCAAAAAGCTTAACTCGACAAATGTTCGTAGAATCGTCAAAAGCACTGAATATTAAGGATGTACCACAATGGTTAGAAATTGTTGATCAGGCTACGCTGGTGGGGAAAGTTACTTCACTACCTGCAGCTGAGAGCTTAGACCAGGGATTTGACACTTCGTTAATAATTGAATTTTACTCTCGATAA